Part of the Mya arenaria isolate MELC-2E11 chromosome 8, ASM2691426v1 genome, ACCAAATTGCAGCTAAGTACATCTACAAGAGTGTGTCGTTTTCATGGCGTCTACAGTCAATCGAGACAAGCATCTTGTTGTCTTATAGCCATAGTAAGCTCACTTGATGGCCTGTTATGTTTTCTACTCGTTTCCTGTGAATCCACACTGATACTACTTGCTCTTGGCTGTAACATTGAAATGCAAAGATCATATCTTAACACAGGATCTTATTGGAATGAGTTGTCGCTTGCCCTGTAATGGCATTCGAAACATTGAGTTTCATTCATTCTTCATTGAACTTCAAACTGGAGATGTCGGTTTTGAAGTCAGTATGAACACATAATACAATAGTTGTAAATTATTCATGTACACATATCCGATTTTGGAATACGAGTCTGTTTGGCTTAATGATATCGTGGACAAACAAAGGCTGAAGTTTTTTTGGTTGTCCATTTACCCCAACTCGTCACTGTTCAAACAAGAAATGAATGTCAGTCATTCCCATACATTCAAAACTCAGTAAAGATAATGATAACCTCTCATCGGTCTCTTCAAAAACACTTTACCTAGTGTTGTTGTCAATTTGATAAAAGTCTGTGTCACTTTCATAAGGCGTTAATTTGGAAATTTGGAGGTTTTCTATGACCATGAGTGATTTAAAAAAGGCGATCCTACTCTCAAATCAACATTTCTGTTTCTtctttttgttatgtttttttggggggagaTTAATTGGTGTTATCAGTTATTGTTTCCCGATTTATTGCAAACCATTTTGCTACGCGTGGGACGCCCCTGCGACGCACTGTTTAAATCGCCGATGACGTAGACTGTCAATTCCTACGCCGgctaaagaaaaaaatagatttctaagaacatttttttaggtttattatttgcttgtgtttcagttcaaacatttcttttaaacaataatcaattaacttattaatgataaatgcaattatGCTACAATTAACAAAAGtttaatatgtacaaaacaaattgaaaaacgcatgaaaatgataaaaatgaccAAATTTCACTGGTCGCCATttactgaatgaaatatttgaaaggcATAAAGTGTAAAAAATACTAATGTGGATTGAAACAGTTGTCCAAGTTTTCGAGTTTGTTTCTTGGCATGTAAGAGATCAGTCTGGTTCGCTTCGAAGTCAAGCTTCTTTGTTGACATTTGATgtgtttttgataatttatgGTGGTGACTTTTAGTTTATTAATCAGTTAATTAGCTTGTGAAGTTCCCTAGAAGTTCGTATTAAAAAGCCTGGCAGTTGGAAGGATATTAGACAGAAAATTTACCGtcgaaataaatatgttcaagcatTTGTTTTTTGCTTGTAATGATATTTCACGAATGAAAATGTTCTAACATTCTGGTTTGGGAACATTTTCGATAAATAGGGTAACCTATTCTATATCAAATGgttagttatgtttattttcaaagtgAGGTACTATGCTGATAAAAGGGAAGTAACTccaattgattaaaaaatagttcTTCAAGTTGTTATTTACATATCTTGGTTctcagtgaaaatataaaaaaatcatattttcagtGCTGTTATTTGACGGATAAAACTTCGTATTCACCGAAAAGCAtgcaattaatataaatatataaagaagcACTCAGCAAATTACAAAACGATATATAAAAGTAAActgttaaaaatacatgtaaacaatgagTCTATTCACAAAATGTCATTCAATCAATTGGCTCAATTTCCATTTCGAAACCGACGATGTCATGGTATAATGccttattttcataatattgcaCTTTCTAGTGATCGGGAGAATTCGTAGACAATAGCGGGAAACCATGTTTCATGGTTGTGTGGCAAATCTTGTCATCTCAGTTTTTTCTCCGTCTGCAATTTCCGAAGAATCTAACAACAAAAGATAgtcgaaataaatatattgtattcgAACGCaaatcaatcggaacacctcaaCCAACTTCGCCATGCGACGAGCTTTGCAGCAgataaagtagttcgtaaaaataaaatggcgGCGACCCTTACAAAGTGTTTGCCTGAACATTATGATAAGGGTCAAACAGGGAACTCTGTTACTTGGAAAATAACAAAGCACTACAGCGACGGGTGTATTATGtaagtaaataatttgtttcgatttgaaattactacgcgatctacttgcaaaGTATTCAAATGTatagaattctgacattgtaaaccatccatatacatccgaggttgtttctaAGAATAAAGCCCGAGGTGCTCCGATTGTACGCAAATGAGTTACCAATgataaattatgcaaatataGACATGGTCGGACGTGTACTTCGGCTTCTGTAATACAGGCCAGATTTCACACCAAAATACAAAACTCAGAACACCGCCATTTATTACAATGTTCTtcaattttctcttctttaaCGTTTCTGATATAATGAATAAAAGATAAGTTATTTCTGCTCAGTTATGAAAACAAGTTTAATACACTAGTCATTCTGtaaaagtgatattccatttAATCATAATCATTGTTTCACCTAATTTTATaccattaaagtgacactcttattccaaatcaatacatacacatgaataagAAACATAATATTCGAGTgacaaacctttaacttcttactaaataatgcatttatgtaaacTATAAATCATCGATTTATATAACAAGGCTGTAACCGCGTATATAATAgatgaaaatgtaaaactattaagaaactggtgggtcctaaagaTTAACCGTGGTAAACTagcatctcataaggtagaaataccgtgtttgcTGCACCTTTCTGTCAAATTAAAAccgtatccttcataagaaccattggtTTTGATATTCATCCACccttttcataaataaaacaaaactaattgtGGTATATCTGATTTGGGAGTAAGCGCGCATCAGTAAAGCATGTACATACATGTTCCTCTGACATGTCGGGATGAATGACCGCTTCTTCTGCATACTGAAAAAAAAGCCAAAACAAAATCGTAAATCGTCGAACAATGATACAATTAGGTAATTAGGTTTAACGGTAACAAAGAAGTCCatctttcattttcattaatcttttttttttaaattctcaaTTTTCAGTACCAGAGACTGTGTCGGATTTAAACTCCTATAACTAATCACATACAATTGGACAATCTCCATTCGGaaatcctcggccatttcccatcaaaaacaacctcggtacatcaatagaagtagttcgaaatgtttaaataatagtgTTAATCAGGtagtgtagtgttttaacgtgtattttatatatcgcgtagtaatatatatatatacctaagtttaaagtgattgccagtgaagtgtataattgcataAGTAATTCATAATCCAATGAGTATAGTCATTTAGTTTAATTGCTtgattgaaattactacgcgatatacttgcagcgtagttaaaaaaagagtttagacattgtaaaccgtccattttCATTTGAGGTgtttttcgatggaaaatggccgatgtGTTCCGATTGAGACAATCTCTTCGCAGGTAGATATCGGCGGATCCGTGGTATAGTGGTAAGACACTTAAATGGCAATCCAGGGGTTTCAGATACGATCCCCCACCTCGGCACTCACAAAGGTAACTGTTACCTCCGGGAGGGAGGCCATGTGTCGCTCCCAGGGTGGCTCTTACCAGGGTGACATTCTGCTTGTGCATAATGACCCACAACTTATCACGACTTAGACTTTTACTTGGTCCGACGCCGATAGATGAATTTCCAGGTGGTGTCGTAAAACCAAACTTCAACGcccaaatgtttatatttgttaaccTGTTAAATAAGATGATTGGTCGTCCATCCTTATGGGATGAATGTACTACACCAGTcatgatttttatataaaaaaaaccgtTTTAATGTGTTATGTGGACTTTAACTATTGTTGTTTATGCTGTTTAAATGGGTGatattgaagtaatataaagtgttatttttaatgtACAGTCTATTGTACTTTAAAGTTAAGTGGTAATGAAAGCATTAagtacagaacagaacagaacataacagtacagaacatttattgttaacttgacCATCTACGTATATGTTTACAACacgtgtatgtatatatttatagttaacTTGACCATCTACGTATATGTTTACAACacgtgtatgtatatatttattgttaactgTGTATTTGATGTAcatctgaaataaaattaaaacaataaagttcTGCAAAACCAACCCACGCATAAGTTTATTACAACAATAAAGAATAATAGAAGCTGTAAACATACAAACCTTTTAAGAATGGCATTAAGCTAACTCTCTTTCTATCGGCTGAAATTTTATCAAGCAAGTTCTATTCAGAAATCAATGGTAAGCTTATACTACTTATCAAAATCAATCTTCGTATAAGTGGTAAGAACTTACATAACTAAGGTCAAGATTCAGGaaattgtattgtatgttttgcttttttccTTAAGAATagtttttatctttgaaaattCGTTACAAATTGTAATGTAATGGTCTCAAACAGTTGCCCGGTTCAAGCTAAGGCCTTTACCGCTAGAAATATTTGAGGCTATTCAAAACTGCAGATCTGTCTAAGAATGCCACCATTGGAAGtcaagtaaaatatatcatatacatgaACTTGCATGTATAAgtcatttcaatgtcaaaagCGTTGACTTACCAACAAAAATGATAACCGTTCCGATGATAACAACACCAAGTATCGGAAGCATTATGTTCCATATACGAGGAGgttctggaaaaaaaacacacaaaaaaacgcaataaacaaaaatcaataataatagtTCGTGTAATgcaaaacttattttaattatgtaatgCATGTCATTGATCTTTCATATATAATCATGGGTATGATATGGAAAGCAACTTTTACTGTTTGTTTACTTATGCAAAGAGTATGTTGTTTTCGACAGGGGTAGGTTTATAACCCCTCATTTTTCGTCCCGCTTATTCTCCAAAAATCAAAAGCCATTGTGGTGTTTTGAACATATACTAAATCAGATATGAACATTGAGCTAAAGAAAACTAGTATTATATTTGTCTTACAACGAACAATTAAGGACAATTTGAGGATCATTTGGTACAGATTGTCAAAAGTAGACGggatttttgcattttttaatgaattataaacGCGTTTTTCTCTTCAGTGTGGCCACATCCTTCACCAGCTTTCATATTTTCCttctttaaggctgcactctcacagatttaccgtttatccaacttttttatttcttgtcttggatttagcaattttttgcgtaactATCTACAAatcagtgatgaaagactgctgacaaaagatcagatcacagatgttcatatttctattccaaatataatgttatatggctttaaccgttactaactgtttaagaaaaatgcataaaacatcagttttggagcggaaatatgaaaatctgcgatctggtcttttgtcatcagtcttttatcactggtttgcagatattaacgcaaaaagttgttagttccaagacaaattaaacaaattgtcATAACGTTGAATCTgcgagagcgcagctttaagcGTTTCCCATGCAAAGTAAGTGGTTTGAATATCTTTGCTGAGATACGCCCTTTAGGCTGTTTGAATTCACCTTGAAATTCACAGAAATGAGCtgaataaaataagaattttcATTGGTCACTATAAGCTTAAACTAAAATCCCATTGATCATGTAAAagtattcaaaaaaaataaataatgagtaTGTTATAAGTATTTTCACCTCACcctaaaaatggaaataatttgGTCCTACCTACCATATTACTTGAGGGCAGTGAAATcggaaacaaaattatttgtgtCTAAACATTATCACTCAGTGTATCATACAAATTACCCACAAgaagttatttttaacattggGACATTCACTATGTAGTAGAGTCGCCAAagcaaaaatcgtcaaagactctgaagcgacTGTTAATATGGATTACACACAGTTATGGTTCACCTACCTGGGGGTCCTTGTGTTGTCGGTGTTATTGTTACGGGCATGGAATCATTGGGTTCAATGTCGCAGAACACCCTCACAGACTGGCGGAATGTCGGGCAGTACGTGCTGTATCGTGTCTCCTTGTAGGCCACCTTAACAATATCAGACACATTTAGAAAACATCAACGTATGAGCTAATGAGGTTTGGAAGGGCGCCACGGCCTGTCCTTtcttggtagcacccttctgccatCATGGATATCAGCACAGGCACCTTTCTGCCTTCAAGTAATTAAATGCATAagattatttcttttcttttcttttcttttcatataCAAACTGTACATATTAGCCAGTTGAAACATAATATTACTTCAACTAAAGGCAGCACCTAACATTCTGAATaccaattgttttgtttttgtacatttcaaaaagtgtataatattgtAAGAGGTACATGTTTCCTGGTGGTTAAGGAAAATGATGAATCATCGGCCTCCTAATAGCTCGCATTTACAATTGAGGAactactgtatttgccgattgtttggccatctggtgtctagctcCATTAAATCCATCTGTTAGCTTTATcaacatacattatattttgaccttttcAACAGCATACCTCTAGGATCGCATTGCGGTTATACTTCACATTCACATTGGCAGCCGTTGACGTCGAGTTCtggaaacaacaaaaataatgctCTTTAAAATTGCGCCTTAATTATATCACTTTCAAAAGCatgtttatttgcatttacattCCTCTATTTAATATTATCTTCTGCTATTCCGAGTCCAAACCATCGTATGGACCCACGTAATATTATAAGTCGACTTTTCTTGTTAGCTTACTTAGGGaccagttcataaattgcagaagaaTCATACGCAGGTGATAGTTTcaacattgtaaaaaaaagtgaTAGACATTGAGTtgtaaaaatgcataattaaatTCATACTGAACACCTAAAATATATCGACCCtgtatattgtttattgaaaatattgttgttgtctttttaaATAACAACTTCGCCTTGAACAGCTGAAGGTTACACTGTACCATTGCACTTTTTTTGCCTCTCAATATCTTAGGCAGTAGTTTGTTCAACTTCTAATTACACCTAAACATGTCACAACGGATGTATGTATAATGCTTGCTTattattgaacctcaaaacaaaataaaatgattatttaaacattttatgttttggtccttAAAAGGACTTTAGCACTGTGGGAGGATTTAAGGCTACCGCTTCAGTTCaaggctggtattcaatattagtcttaattggatctaagaacgatgtagctaatcggattacttgttattaatagctgaccaatagagtgaatgaagtccaCGATGCATGACcgtaagattaacttaagttgaatattgaataccacccctgggCGTCATTGATATATTTACTACAGCTCAATTTTAATCGATTCACTATAACTCCAAGTAGTGGTCAAGGGTTATAAGTAtacttatatcaaaatatatgtgcCTGGAGTGTTGCAAACACTTGACCGATATGTAAATGCGTACTAAATTTTTTTTACCGGCTTTGAGAGCATATTTTGTCTTCGGACCAAGCGTCTAATTTTTAAAGTATACCGATTCaccttattaaaatcaataacagctAACTGatagtaaaattaaatatgcGGCAGATTCGAAAATAACCTATATATAGTGTCATCCAAATTGGACAGAATAATATTTCGAACACTAAATTGTTTTATAGCAAgtattacatatatttcatcGTAAGATTCCTTGTAACAATACCTTGTTAACAAAAACTAACGGGAAAGTTGCATTCGCATTATCAACATGCAGATGTAGATGTATCTTTAAGACTTGAACTGTCTTGAGGTGGTTGAGCACTAATTGTTTGTCGCAGAACAATATCGGAGAAGCGTTAACATCTTTTGTCCCGCATGGTTTCTTACATGTATTtgttcctgaaaatataaagcaacattttatataacagaCCTCTCTCTACCAGTTCAACTTGCATTATTATAATGTGTGCGTGTGCGCATGCgtttgcgtgcgtgcgtgtgtgtgcgtgcatgcgtgcgtgtgttatttttaattttatttttctatattgttACTGTAGTCAGCATTCTGTGGCGAATTTTAACAAGTAAAATACTTATCAACAGAATTAATGTcactataattattttgaagaGGTATCCCTGgtctggtattcaatattggtcttaattggatctaagaacgatgtagctaatcggatggcttgttattaataactggccaaaagagtgaatgaagtcaatgatgcatGGCCATaagattatatatgaataccACTCAAGATTCAAATGGAgttcaatcggtagagcgttggaatGTGAATCGGACAACCTGGGTTCGATTCACGGGCGGTCCAGGTTACTTCTGTTGTGATtagttatgaaatcctttctacgactattcgcactgtaccactgcccctggcatgtacagaactTGTCAGGTCcatgcagaggtgaaggcacctagtactggttaaccgcctgatagtctgcccaggataggtgtgcggtggttgaactgtcacgccgggacccggagtataaactactaacaccaccaccaaatGGACTTCTCTTAAACAATGCAGGCACTACACGTCGAGTAATTACAAGTGAAGAAAAACGGACACGCAGTTGCCGAAACGACATTGGTATGTATTTGGTTGCCTCATGCATATTACGTTAAACTGATATATTTACCTATACTGATGTAActtgttttacaagaacagaacagaacaaaaattattagttttaaacaattcaaacacatatattcaaaatatcgGTAAAAAATGACCTTTGATAGACGTTATTTTAATATGCATTAATACGTATGCAGACATAAGAAAATgtgagaaaataaataaacgtgTTTTAGTAGTTTaacaattcatttcaatttaactATGATAAATATTACGTTTCattctaataaatataataaattgctagtaacaaaattatttaatctTTTACACAGCTACACTATGTAAAAACAAGTGAAATAAAACGCTtaccaattaaaacaaaagtaattggTAAAATCCGATTTACGATTTTTTATggatttaaatgtaatataattaaaaaaaaaatgagaccAAAACTGTGtattatctttgtaaataaGTCAAACATCCAACATCAGATTGTAATCAATATCTTCCATGAATATGCCGATAAAATAGgagcataatttaaaaatcGTAAAACCCTTTTACCGAGGTCAATGTCTGGACTATCATAACCTGAATGCTGTAGAAATTTTGACATCGATTTTATACAATTCCCTATTGTCTGTGTATTCTACTGGCGCCGAAAAAGGGAttcaattaagaaatgaattgcggggttgatgtcattatcggggtatgaacgcaattgggttggtcaatgtgtgtggagcccgaaggactccacgcgtactttgaccaacccaattgcgttcatatccccgataatgacatcaaccccgcaattcattccttatatttacaccaatagttcattatttcattcaagaattgttaaaaaaatacttcatt contains:
- the LOC128244683 gene encoding uncharacterized protein LOC128244683 isoform X2, with amino-acid sequence MKTGFIVWLLAVTLSTTESVSDGFCVLSEKTDGQSNKMTRFLLKQSTQNEVTDDALISVSELTEEPCINNSTVEYRLEPSDLLDSRSPISMRTCLYMSHLMNASYVATKCYTTVLKFEGTFQQLVCWVPMVIESPLNVRMVISVEEVRGQHYLEQFMIVSAGTNTCKKPCGTKDVNASPILFCDKQLVLNHLKTVQVLKIHLHLHVDNANATFPLVFVNKNSTSTAANVNVKYNRNAILEVAYKETRYSTYCPTFRQSVRVFCDIEPNDSMPVTITPTTQGPPEPPRIWNIMLPILGVVIIGTVIIFVVCRRSGHSSRHVRGTYSSEIADGEKTEMTRFATQP
- the LOC128244683 gene encoding uncharacterized protein LOC128244683 isoform X1, whose amino-acid sequence is MKTGFIVWLLAVTLSTTESVSDGFCVLSEKTDGQSNKMTRFLLKQSTQNEVTDDALISVSELTEEPCINNSTVEYRLEPSDLLDSRSPISMRTCLYMSHLMNASYVATKCYTTVLKFEGTFQQLVCWVPMVIESPLNVRMVISVEEVRGQHYLEQFMIVSAGTNTCKKPCGTKDVNASPILFCDKQLVLNHLKTVQVLKIHLHLHVDNANATFPLVFVNKNSTSTAANVNVKYNRNAILEVAYKETRYSTYCPTFRQSVRVFCDIEPNDSMPVTITPTTQGPPEPPRIWNIMLPILGVVIIGTVIIFVADRKRVSLMPFLKVCRRSGHSSRHVRGTYSSEIADGEKTEMTRFATQP